The following are from one region of the Melitaea cinxia chromosome 7, ilMelCinx1.1, whole genome shotgun sequence genome:
- the LOC123655087 gene encoding uncharacterized protein LOC123655087 has translation MNETECDQEVKYVDMSEEEELRDWGSPISTEKNKEKQEHFFIEVVNNCQDSGKEKENLSTDRPSKRTREEDDIGWTKVEKKIKKQGQNKIEVIISSKEKLPKQFAIAKLFTALNFIDIIKIKYINPYRIKMEVPNEDYATKVINCSEFEKRGWRVHREMDVNVSHGIIKHVDLELTEDQALEAIKCPNNVQVLSFKRLKRRNEAGEWIPSEVARIDFKCSYLPAYIYIDNLRVRVEPYIFPATQCSRCWKFGHPKARCASRVIVCPKCCGSHENCETIQYRCVNCNGDHMALNRICPVYLREKRLRELMAEFNCSYKRACSLYVRPESIAEPHQTMKNSVENQDITTSNSFMNLPCDENTNHKYTPLLPEFSQLFTPKRPKSSPSNNNNKRDTSSNINQLEQDRCNQPDRIPQRSSDDTDAHSNNINNDRKVQFSELILRLKDILFIKNFTLGEKVHNCVKCVFEYLILVVVGNISDWPYVNCILEFISKFING, from the coding sequence ATGAATGAGACTGAGTGTGATCAGGAAGTGAAATATGTTGACATGAGTGAGGAAGAAGAATTACGTGATTGGGGATCACCAATTTCGACggagaaaaataaagaaaaacaggAGCACTTTTTTATAGAGGTAGTAAACAATTGTCAGGATAGTGGTAAGGAGAAAGAGAATTTAAGTACAGACAGACCATCAAAGCGAACGAGAGAGGAAGATGATATAGGATGGACAAAGGTGGAAAAAAAGATTAAGAAACAGGGACAAAATAAGATTGAAGTTATAATTTCGAGTAAAGAAAAGTTGCCAAAACAGTTTGCGATTGCTAAGTTATTTACAGCTCTTAACTTTATCGACATAATTAAGATCAAATATATTAACCCATATAGAATTAAGATGGAAGTTCCTAACGAGGATTATGCGACTAAAGTTATCAATTGTTCGGAATTTGAAAAAAGAGGATGGAGAGTACATCGGGAGATGGATGTAAACGTATCGCATGGAATTATAAAACATGTGGATCTTGAGTTGACTGAGGACCAGGCTTTAGAAGCAATTAAGTGCCCTAATAATGTGCAGGTTTTGTCTTTTAAACGGTTAAAACGAAGAAACGAGGCTGGTGAATGGATACCGAGTGAAGTGGCGCGTATTGACTTTAAATGCTCTTACTTGCCAGCATATATTTACATCGATAATTTACGAGTTAGGGTTGAGCCATATATTTTTCCTGCCACACAATGTTCAAGATGCTGGAAGTTCGGTCACCCTAAAGCTAGATGTGCATCACGCGTGATCGTCTGTCCTAAATGCTGTGGTTCTCATGAAAATTGCGAAACTATACAATATAGGTGTGTTAACTGTAATGGTGACCATATGGCATTGAACAGAATATGTCCTGTTTATTTGAGAGAAAAGAGACTAAGAGAATTGATGGCAGAGTTTAATTGTTCTTATAAAAGAGCATGCAGCTTATATGTGCGCCCGGAGTCAATAGCAGAGCCACACCAAACCATGAAAAATTCGGTGGAAAATCAAGATATCACTACCTCAAACAGTTTTATGAATCTGCCATGTGATGAAAATACGAATCATAAATATACTCCACTATTACCGGAATTCTCACAATTGTTTACTCCAAAGCGGCCTAAGTCATCGCCGagtaataacaacaataaacgCGATACGAGTAGCAATATAAATCAATTAGAGCAGGATAGATGCAACCAACCGGACCGCATTCCACAGCGATCATCTGATGACACCGACGcgcatagtaataatataaacaacgaTCGTAAGGTTCAGTTTAGCGAGCTCATATTACGCTTAAAagatatattgtttattaaaaactttactttAGGTGAAAAAGTTCATAACTGTGTTAAATgtgtatttgaatatttaatacttGTCGTAGTTGGTAATATTTCTGATTGGCCATATGTTAATTGCATTTTAGAGtttataagtaagtttattAATGGATAA